The Anaeromyxobacter sp. Fw109-5 genomic interval ATGCCCTCGAGCGCCTCGCGCGGCAGCGAGGGCACGCGGAAGAAGTCGGGGATCATCTGGCCGAAGTTGCGGTAGGTGCGGCGCGCGATGTCGCGGCGCTCGGCCTCGGTCTTCTCCGGGAAGGCGAGCCGCAGGTTGTCGAGCACGACGCGCCGGCGGATCCGGCTCTGCCAGGCGAGCCAGCCGAGGGCCGCGCCGAGCGCGGCGACGACGCGGGGCGGGAGGCGGGAGAGGATCCAGCCGAGGAGGCGCATGCGGTCACCCTGCGCTGCGGGAGAGGACGTCGCCGCGCGCGAGCGCGGCGTCGAGGGACTGGGCGAGGTGGTCCTCGCCGCGGACGAGCTCGGCGTCGATGCGCACGGCGCACAGGCGCGGATCGGCGGCGCGCGCCGGCGCGAGGCGCACCGCGTCCTTCTCGGTCGTCACCGCGCGCGCGCCCGCGGCCTCGGCGGCCCGCAGCGCCTCGTCGAGCTCGCGGTCGGTGAACCGGTGGTGATCCGGGAAGGCGCGCTCCCCGACCACCTCGGCGCCGAGATCCGCGAGGGTCCGCCGGAAGGCGCCCGGACGCGCCAGGCCGGAGAGGGCCAGCACGCGCGCCCCGCGCAGCGCCTCGCGCCCGAGGCTCCGCGCGAGGGTCCCGTCCACGACGTCCACGGGGGCGTGGCGCGACTCCACCGGAGCGCGCCCCGTCGCCTCGAGCGCCAGCGCCCGCAGCGCCTCGAGGGCCACCTCGTCGGCCTGATCCACCCGCGACAGCCAGACGAGCCCGGCACGCCGGAGCGCCGCCCGCGGCTCGCGGTTCGGGCCGCGCGGCAGCAGGTGCCCGTTGCCGAAGGGGTTCGCCGCGTCGAGGACCACGACGTCGAGGTCGCGCGCGAGCGCCCGGTGCTGGAAGCCGTCGTCGAGGACGAGCGCGTCGGCGCCGAGCGTCGTGACGGCGGTGGCCGCGAGCGCGGCGCGCCGGGGCCCGCACAGCACCGCCACGCCCGGGAGGCGGCGCGCGAGGAGCGCGGGCTCGTCGCCGGCCTCGCCCGCGCCGAGCAGCACGTGCGCCCCGTCGGAGACGACGCGGGCGT includes:
- the lpxK gene encoding tetraacyldisaccharide 4'-kinase, whose translation is MSVVERIWWGHRAAPGEAVLLAPLLLAEGLFRAGAAARGALYDSGLLAQARAGVPVISIGNVAVGGAGKTPAAIAVSARLAARGRRVAVLSRGYGASRRDARVVSDGAHVLLGAGEAGDEPALLARRLPGVAVLCGPRRAALAATAVTTLGADALVLDDGFQHRALARDLDVVVLDAANPFGNGHLLPRGPNREPRAALRRAGLVWLSRVDQADEVALEALRALALEATGRAPVESRHAPVDVVDGTLARSLGREALRGARVLALSGLARPGAFRRTLADLGAEVVGERAFPDHHRFTDRELDEALRAAEAAGARAVTTEKDAVRLAPARAADPRLCAVRIDAELVRGEDHLAQSLDAALARGDVLSRSAG